From Sparus aurata chromosome 9, fSpaAur1.1, whole genome shotgun sequence, a single genomic window includes:
- the cd302 gene encoding CD302 antigen, which yields MEPRKRKHCSPSALWCVFVLWTQLQLTLTQDCPGDGRTWVPLGHKCYHFVHGEEDQIKSYTFERAKTLCQHYELLSIENAEENDFVVNYSPRVWKGAVNVWLAMYYDTDSDDMKWHSGLPVHYTNWEDSSFTTDLLPLDTCVTLHTTTGKWENVSCLDEVENGVVCEAYQTISCFGPEEEHISAKSRPLMSALVILSVVAIVGVSAVVWFLHQRHNRGSTIFTPFEYHPPLRVLETDRSCLVESEETDSVP from the exons ATGGAGCCACGGaagagaaaacactgctccccATCAGCACTGTGGTGTGTGTTCGTGCTGTGGACGCAGCTGCAGCTTACTTTGACGCAAG ACTGCCCTGGAGATGGACGCACCTGGGTGCCGTTAGGTCACAAATGTTACCACTTTGTCCATGGAGAAGAAGACCAAATCAAAAGCTACACTTTTGAGAGAGCAAAAACCCTCTGCCAACACTATG AACTTTTGTCGATCGAGAATGCCGAGGAGAATGACTTTGTCGTTAACTATAGCCCAAGGGTGTGGAAAGGCGCTGTCAATGTGTGGCTGGCAATGTATTATGACACAGACA GTGATGACATGAAGTGGCATAGTGGACTACCTGTGCATTACACTAACTGGGAGGACAGCTCTTTTACAACGGACCTCTTGCCTCTGGACACATGTGTGACTTTGCACACCACCACAGGGAAGTGGGAAAATGTCAGCTGCCTGGACGAGGTGGAGAATGGAGTGGTCTGTGAGGCATATCAGA CGATAAGCTGTTTCGGACCAGAGGAAGAGCACATCAGTGCAA AGTCTCGCCCGCTGATGTCCGCCCTGGTCATTCTGAGTGTGGTAGCTATCGTGGGAGTCTCTGCAGTTGTTTGGTTCCTGCACCAGAGGCACAATCGGGGCTCCACGATCTTCACACCTTTTGAGTACCACCCTCCGCTCCGAGTGCTGGAAACAGACCGGTCTTGCCTGGTGGAGTCTGAGGAGACCGACAGTGTGCCATAG